A DNA window from Fusarium fujikuroi IMI 58289 draft genome, chromosome FFUJ_chr11 contains the following coding sequences:
- a CDS encoding related to TRI15-putative transcription factor, giving the protein MTSTKPSCSLCDVSFDNSQEHRVHAKSEAHVQALRNRAAASGLIEQPTEDSDTFSHTSNDPENDLSSSDDETGDDTSDSVIPEFDSTKCIICTYSDENFDKNLLHMETAHGLRIPFRDQLIVDLETVIWYLYFLVATYRECIYCGTRRRTVEGIQQHMRDKGHCRVELTDEMQEFYDLEGLKAHGRENAVLVDNESLRLSSGKILSHRDAPVTKPRRTSPQEDNEEKRAPLPSHAASDALTARDKKDAALASQTEKFSPAEEEGIGYSSSGGKEDEVEDGETE; this is encoded by the exons ATGACATCAACGAAACCATCTTGTTCACTTTGCGATGTCTCCTTCGACAACAGTCAGGAGCATCGAGTGCATGCCAAGAGTGAGGCTCA TGTCCAAGCCTTGCGAAACCGTGCTGCTGCTTCAGGTCTAATCGAGCAACCAACCGAGGACAGCGATACATTTTCGCATACAAGCAACGACCCAGAAAACGACCTCTCAAGTAGTGACGATGAAACCGGAGATGACACTTCGGACAGCGTGATCCCTGAGTTTGATTCGACAAAATGCATCATTTGCACGTACAGCGACGAGAACTTTGATAAGAACCTCCTTCATATGGAAACAGCTCACGGTTTACGGATCCCATTTCGAGACCAATTAATCGTCGACCTGGAGACAGTGATATGGTATCTCTACTTCCTAGTGGCTACATACCGCGAGTGCATCTACTGCGGAACACGGAGACGGACGGTGGAGGGAATCCAGCAGCATATGAGAGACAAAGGCCACTGCAGGGTTGAGTTGACAGACGAGATGCAGGAGTTTTATGACCTCGAGGGTCTAAAGGCTCATGGTCGAGAAAACGCGGTTTTAGTTGATAACGAGAGTCTTCGGCTTTCATCTGGCAAAATTCTGTCACATCGTGATGCTCCCGTCACAAAACCACGCCGAACATCGCCCCAAGAAGAcaatgaggagaagagggcaCCTCTTCCTAGTCACGCAGCCTCTGATGCACTTACAGCTAGAGATAAAAAGGACGCCGCTCTTGCATCTCA AACAGAGAAGTTTTCTCctgcagaggaagaaggaattgGATACAGCTCGTCGGGCggaaaagaagatgaggttgaagacgGAGAGACTGAGTAA
- a CDS encoding related to O-methyltransferase B → MADTTVSHTNGHTVPETEYRGTEKKLESSVSALSSSGSSDGTPDATNGTKSEEPDVSIALNAANIDAVPSLIKEINALSGDLDSDDPTARLKLMAKAKSLWQSLETPRETMLRHVWAEPSLHCALTAGTVKEVWTHVAKIDGPFKVADVAKEKNIEPALLARLVRHVSSMGYITEIDQDTYQATNFIKSMSFPFINAGYPCISGACLNALGQFHEWADINSWKDATDISNSPLQLGYKTEKTFFEHLHTNPPYGQLFHLHMGGYRQGRPSWMDAGFFPVQEKLINGFENSDDSALLVDIGGSFGHDIGEFHRKFPDAPGRLILQDLPVVIDQITSLDNKVERMKYDFYTEQPIKGARAYYMHSVLHDWSDETCLKILGQVKAAMKPGYSKLLINENVIPNTGAQWEATALDIMMLTLLASRERTQQNWEKLLGEAGLKICNIWTVANGVESLIECELA, encoded by the exons ATGGCTGACACAACTGTTTCTCACACAAACGGACATACCGTCCCAGAAACGGAATACCGTGGaaccgagaagaagctcgaaaGTTCTGTCTCAGCTTTGAGTTCCTCTGGGTCTTCAGACGGTACCCCAGATGCCACCAACGGTACCAAGTCGGAAGAGCCCGATGTATCCATTGCTCTGAACGCCGCCAACATTGACGCCGTTCCCTCCCTTATCAAAGAGATCAATGCTCTTAGCGGCGATCTAGATAGTGATGACCCGACAGCGCGCCTTAAGCTCATGGCTAAGGCCAAGAGTCTTTGGCAGTCACTCGAGACTCCAAGAGAGACCATGCTTCGCCATGTTTGGGCTGAGCCATCGCTTCACTGCGCTTTGACGGCTGGTACCGTTAAGGAAGTCTGGACTCACGTCGCCAAGATCGATGGACCTTTCAAGGTCGCTGATGTCgcgaaggagaagaacattgAACCTGCTCTTCTTG CTCGTCTTGTTCGTCACGTCTCGTCTATGGGATACATCACGGAGATTGATCAGGATACATACCAAGCCACAAACTTCATCAAGTCGATGTCTTTCCCGTTCATAAATGCTGGCTACCCCTGCAT CTCTGGAGCCTGTCTCAACGCTCTCGGTCAATTCCACGAATGGGCCGACATCAACTCATGGAAAGATGCAACTGACATAAGCAACTCTCCCCTGCAGCTTGGCTACAAGACAGAAAAGACTTTCTTCGAGCATCTTCACACCAACCCACCATACGGCCAGCTGTTCCATCTTCACATGGGCGGCTACCGTCAAGGTCGACCATCTTGGATGGATGCGGGTTTCTTCCCTGTCCAAGAAAAGCTCATTAATGGCTTTGAGAATTCGGATGACTCTGCTCTGCTGGTCGATATCGGTGGCTCGTTTGGCCATGATATCGGAGAGTTCCACCGCAAGTTCCCCGATGCCCCAGGTCGTCTCATCCTCCAGGATCTTCCTGTCGTGATTGATCAGATCACTTCACTAGATAATAAGGTTGAGCGAATGAAGTATGACTTCTATACTGAGCAGCCCATCAAAG GTGCTCGCGCATACTACATGCACTCCGTTCTCCACGACTGGTCAGACGAGACTTGTCTTAAGATTCTAGGCCAAGTCAAGGCGGCCATGAAGCCTGGATACAGCAAGCTTTTGATCAACGAGAACGTCATTCCTAACACTGGCGCTCAGTGGGAGGCTACAGCTTTGGATATCATGATGCTTACTCTGCTTGCGTCGCGAGAACGTACGCAACAAAACTGGGAGAAACTACTCGGCGAGGCTGGACTGAAGATTTGTAACATTTGGACTGTCGCAAATGGAGTTGAGAGTCTGATTGAATGTGAACTGGCTTGA